The following nucleotide sequence is from Pseudomonas putida S13.1.2.
ACGGCGAAGGGCGCATGATTCAGCCCTACCTGCGGGCTGCCGTCGCCCACGAGTTCGTCAACGGCAACCAGGTGCGGGTCAATGGCAACAGCTTCCACAACGACCTGGCCGGTACCCGCGCCGAGCTGGGCGCGGGCCTTGTCGCAGCCTGGTCGCAGCAATGGCAGGCACATGCCGAATTCGATTACGCCAACGGCGAACGACTCGAACAACCCTGGGGGGTGAGCGTGGGCGTCCGTTACAACTGGTGATTATCCCCCCTGCGGCGCCGTCCGGCGCACGCAGGGGCTCAGGGCAACACCCGGTGTTCGTTCATTTCTGGAGATCAAGCCATGCCATTGAGTACCCTGATGCGTTCACTTCTGGCCCGTTCCAAAGGGCATACAGCCCAAGCCAGCGACCTCGCCCCGCCTCGGATCGAAGCACTGCTGCCAGACGTCGAAGGTGGCGAAACCAATTTGCTGCGCTACAGCGCCACGCAGCAGGACTTGAACGTAGGGTTCGCGATGTGGGAAAACTCCAACCCCTCGCCCACCGAACCCGAAACTCTCACACTGTACTGGGACGATGACGAAGTCGATCAGAAGTCCTGGACGGCACCGGTTCCTGAAGACGACCTGCTCCTCCTTGTTCCTCAGGCCCGGCTGCTTGCAGAGGGGCAGCACACGCTGGAATACGAGGTGGAGCTTTACAACAGCAACCGTTCGCGCAGCGCTCCCATCACCATCACCATCGACAGAACGCCCCCCGAGCTACCCGCCAACAACATGCTGGTATTCGACCCCGAGGTGATCCGCGACGGTGTCACGGACGCCTACCTGGTGGAGCACGGTGAAGAGCTTGAGGCCACCGTGCCCCTTTACCTGGGCATCAGCCCGGGTGACGTACTGACCTGGTATTGGACCACTACCCCCGGCGGCACGGACCAGGCCGGCAGCTGGCCCCTGGCACGGAACGATATCGGCCAACCGCTGACAATCAGATTCCCGGGCAGGCACATCCGTGACATGGGGGACGGCACGCGCTACGCCCACTACACGGTTCAGGACCGTGCAGGCACGCCCATACAGCGCTCGCAGGCCGTCACCCTCGACGCCAAGCCCACACCTCTGCCGATAAATTTCTCCGCACCCTACCTGAAAGAAACGGGCAGCACCGGCGACAGCAGCACGCTGGACCCGGCGCGGGCCTTGACTGGCGCAACCATCGTCATTAAAGCCGACAACCGCTTCGAACCGACTGACACCGTAAGGGTGTTCTGGGGCAACCCGGGGGATCACGGTGCCTATGACGCCCCTGTCGAGGTGGTTGCCGGTGCCATTGAGTGCCCCATACCCAAGGCGAACGTTGCAGCCCGCATGGGCAGCCAACTTGTGCTGTATTTCGAAGTGACCCGCCGCAGCGTTGTTCATACCTCCCGGCCTCACGCGTTGACGGTGCAGGCGCCCCGCAACTTGCCCCACCCGCAAAGTGTTGCCATCCAGGGTGACAAGCTGAGCCTGAGCGCAATGGGTACGCAAGCCACCTTTACCCTGCCGACCGGCTGGCCCCTCAGGGATACTGGCCAGTTTGTCAGGCTGTACATCACCGGCCAGCGAAACGATGGTAGCAACCAGCCCGTCGTGGTCGCCGACGCGACCCCGGTGCCGTCGCCGACCGGCGCCATGACCGTGGGCACGGTAACCCCTGCGGCGCTGGGCGTATTCGTTATCGGCACGTGGCTTGAGGTCGAGGCCTTTCTCAGCGTGGACAGCAAAAGCAGCTGGATACCGTTCCCGCATGTGCAAGTACAACTGGTAAGGTGAAGGCAAAAAAAAACCACTCCAAATGGAGTGGTTTTTTAAATTGGAGCGGGAAACGAGACTCGAACTCGCGACCCCGACCTTGGCAAGGTCGTGCTCTACCAACTGAGCTATTCCCGCATTTTGAAACGTTACCGCTTTCGGCGTGAAGCGCCATGAAGACCTTCACCACCACTGCACCGCATAGACGCCACAGTATTTAAACTGGAGCGGGAAACGAGACTCGAACTCGCGACCCCGACCTTGGCAAGGTCGTGCTCTACCAACTGAGCTATTCCCGCAAATGGCGTCCCCTAGGGGACTCGAACCCCTGTTACCGCCGTGAAAGGGCGGTGTCCTAGGCCACTAGACGAAGGGGACACACAACACTTTTCAGTGCACCAGACTTGAACCTCACGATTCACCCTGGATTTTCTTTTCCTGCCCCGCCGTTAAGCGTTGCCGGAGAAACTGGAGCGGGAAACGAGACTCGAACTCGCGACCCCGACCTTGGCAAGGTCGTGCTCTACCAACTGAGCTATTCCCGCAATATGGCGTCCCCTAGGGGACTCGAACCCCTGTTACCGCCGTGAAAGGGCGGTGTCCTAGGCCACTAGACGAAGGGGACACGCTGCTGGCATTACTGCCTGCTTTCACTCCCTGCCGCGTTTCGCTGTGTGCTTTACGCTGCAAGTGGCGCGCATTCTATGGATGGTTCGAAGGTGCGTCAACCCCTTTGTAGAAATTTATTTAAATCAATGACTTCCGGGTGGGTTGGGGTGCAGATGCGGGCCGGGTTGTCGATATAGAGAGAAGTCATCCTGCACTGGCCTCTTCGCGGCTAAAGCCGCTCCCACAGGGACCGCGCCGCTCTCAGGCCTGTGCAGTACCTGTGGGAGCGGCTTTAGCCGCGAAAGGGCCGACACAGGCATACAGCCGCTGTTCGCCCCTTGGCAAACTCACTACACTCAAAGCTGTAATTCTTCTTCAATGAGGCATTAACGGTGACACCACTTCTGATCACCCTGCTCATCGTGGCGGGCATCGCGTTGCTGATCGTGATCGGCTACCTCAACAATGTGGTCGAGAACGGCAAGCTCGAACGCGCGCGGACCAAGATCGAGCTGGCCGACCGCCTGCGCCGCTGTGGCGAAATCACCGAGACTTTCCCCGGCCAGTTCATGACCCCGGCCCTCAAGCTGTTGCTGACCCGCCTGGAGCTGAACCTTAACCAGCGCCAGTTGGCAGTGGACAAGCACAATACCGAACTCAAGGCGCGTATCGCCGAGCTGGAGGGGCTGATCGCCCTGGGCGAAAAGATCCCGGTAAACAACCCGCCCAACCCGATCCACACCGAGGTCAAGGCCAAGGACGTGCGCTTCTTGCTGGAGGCCACGCACAACCAGGTAACCCGTGCAGCCCATGAAGGCTTCTTGCCCACGCCTGAGGCCAAGCACTGGGTCAAGGAAATCCGCCACATCCTGGTGCTGCTGCACATCGAGTTCTTCAACAACCTCGGCCAACAGGCCTTGCAGAAGAACCAGCCGGGCCAGGCACGCCTGGCATTCGAGCGTGGCGTGCAGTACCTGCGCAAGCAGCCAGAGCCGAAGGTGTATGAAGAGCAGCTGACGTATCTGGAGAAGTTGCTGGCCCGTGCCAATGCCCAGGTGCTGGACCGCATGGCACCGGCGGAGGACGAGCACAACGAATTGACCGACGGGCTCAAGACCGATGAAGAAGAGACCTGGAAGAAGAAGGTGATCTACGACTGACGCTTGAACCTGTACTGGCCTCTTCGCGGCTAAAGCCGCTCCCACAGGTACTGCATCGCCCTCAGGCCTGGTGTGATCCCTGTGGGAGCGGCTTTAGCCGCGAAGAGGCCAGCACAGGCGATGCAACACTTAGCAGTCAGTCAGCTCCAGGAAGATAGCCGCCAACCGCTCCAGCCCCACTTGGTCCGCCTCGCTGAAACGCCCAACCTTGGGGCTGTCCAGGTCCAGCACGCCAATCAGCCTGCCCTCCTTCACCAGCGGGATCACCAGCTCGCTGTTGGACGCACTGTCACAGGCAATGTGCCCCGGGAACGCATGCACGTCCTCCACCCGCTGGGTCTGCCGCGTTGCCGCCGCTGCACCGCACACGCCCCTGCTGAACGGAATGCGTACGCACGCCACCTGGCCCTGGAACGGGCCCAGCACCAGTTCTTCGTCGCGGTTAAGGTAGAACCCGGCCCAGTTCAGGTCGTCCACCTGGTTATACAAAAACGCCGAAAACTGCGCGGCATTGGCGATGAAATCACGCTCGTCGGCAAACAGCGCCTGCACTTGCGCCGCCAGCAGGTTGTAGCCGTTCAGGCCTGCGCCACTGGCATTGAGGTCGATCATTTACTTTTGCTCCAGCAATTGCAGCCCGACCCAGTAGCGGGCGAACTGATAGGCACAACGGCCATTACGGTTGCCGCGGCCGGTGGCCCAGCGCACGGCGAGGATGTCGAGTTCTTCACAGCGCTGCCAGGCAAGCCCGGCAGGTTGTGCCAGCTGCCCGATCCAGTGCTCGACAACATTCAGGAAGTGGTCCTGGGTAAACGGGTAGAACGACAGCCACAGGCCAAAGCGGTCAGACAGGGCAATCTTGTCTTCCACCGCTTCGCTGGGGTGCAGCTCGCCGTCCACGCGCTTCCAGTTTTCGTTGTCGCTCTCCTTCTCGGGCACCAGGTGGCGGCGGTTGGAGGTGGCGTACAGCAGCACGTTGTCCGGCGCCTGCTCCAGCGAGCCATCGAGCACGCTCTTGAGCACCCGGTAGTCGCCCTCCCCGGCCTCGAACGACAGGTCGTCGCAGAACAGGATGAAGCGTTGTGGCAGCTTTTGCAGTTGCTCGACCACCCGTGGCAGGTCGGCCAGGTGGTCGCGTTCGATTTCGATCAGGCGCAGGCCGGCGCCGGCGTGTTCGGCCAGCAAGGCGCGCACCAGCGACGACTTGCCGGTACCGCGCGAGCCCCACAGCAGCGCATGGTTGGCTGGCAGGCCATTGATGAACTGGTGGGTGTTGCGGCCCAGCTGGTCGCGCTGTTTGTCGACGCCGATCAGGTCGGTCAGGCGGATGTCCAGGCTGACTTCCAGCGGCAGCAGGTAGCCGCTGCGGCCATCGCGCTGCCAGCGCGCGGCCAGGGTGGTGCCCCAGTCGATGTTCGGGCGTTGTGCGGGCAACAAGGGTTCGAGGCGCGCCAGTACCGATTCGGCGCGGTCCAGAAAAGCAATCAAGCGAGCGTCCATGACGACTCCTAACAATTCAGATTCGAGGCTGCTGTGCTGGCCTCTTCGCGGCTAAAGCCGCTCCCACAGGGACCGCACCAGGCCAGAGAACGGCGCAGTACCTGTGGGAGCGGCTTTAGCCGCGAAGAGGCCGGCACAGCCAGTTGAGCAATCAAGGCTGAATGTGTGACAGGCCCACCAGTAGCCGGGGTTGATCGGCTATGCTTGCGCAGCGCAAGGAACGTGAAAACCGGCTCGGGACTCATGGATATAAAGTTCACCAATCGCCTGTCATACAAGCAAGCCCGGTTGACAGTCCTGGTCGGCTTCATCCTGGGAACATTGCTCAGTCTCATCCAGATCGGCATCGATTATGCCAGCGAAGACGCGTCCATCAACCGTGAAGTGACCGCCTTGCTGCAAATCAGCCACAACCCAGCCTCGCGCATCGCCTACAACATCGACTCGGAACTGGCGCTGGAGCTCACCCGCGGCCTGCTGCAGTCGCCGGCCATCATCCGCGCACGGCTGATCGACAACAACGAAACCGTGCTGGCCGACGTCGAGCGGCCCAGGCTGCAAGACCGCTACCGGCCCCTGAGTGACTTTCTGTTCGGCGAGCAGCGCCAGTTCAAGGCACGCCTGTACCTGACCCACATGCCAGAGGAAAACCTGGGCACGCTGTACCTGGACGTCGACACCTTTGCCTTCGGCAGCCGCTTTCTCGACCGTGCCGGCATCACCCTGCTCAACGGGTTTGCCCGCAGCCTGGTGCTGACCGGCCTCCTGCTGGCGCTGTTCTACATGATGCTGACCAAACCGCTGGTCAAGGTGATCGGCGCGCTCAGCGGCAGCGACCCGCGCAAACCCCGGCAAACCCGCCTGGACTGCCCACACGGCCACGAACACGACGAAATTGGCGTGCTGGTGAAGGTCGCCAACCAGCAGTTCGTCAGCATGGCCACCGAGATCGAGCAGCGGCGCACCGCAGAAAACCGCCTTACCCAGTACCTGAACGAACTTGAAGACATCGTCTCGGCCCGCACCACCGAGCTGAAGGCCAGCAACAGCAGCCTGAGCCTGTCCAACCAGGAACTGGAACAAGCGCGCCGCCGCGCGCTGGACATGGCCCAGGCGCGTGCTGCCTTCCTGGCCAACATGAGCCACGAAATCCGCACCCCGCTCAACGGCATGCTCGGCATGATCGCCCTGGCGCTGGACAGCCCGCTGCCCAGCGAGCAGCGCCAGCAGCTGGCGATAGCCCACGACTCGGGCAAGGTGCTGGTGGAGTTGCTGAACGATATCCTCGACCTGTCCAAGTTCGATGCCGGCCAGCTGGAGCTCGAACGCATCCCGTTCGACATGGGCTCGATGGTGGAAGACACCGCCAACCTGCTGTCGCAGAACACCGCGCAGAGCGTGGAACTGACCTGCCTGATTGCCCGTGACTTCCCCAGCAGTGTGCTCGGTGACCCCACGCGGGTGCGGCAGATCGTCAGCAACCTGCTGTCCAACGCGCTGAAGTTCACCCGCTTCGGCCGCGTCGATGTACGCCTGGTGACAATCGTCGGCGGTGTGCGCCTGGAGGTGCGCGACACTGGCATCGGCATCCCTGACGAAGCCCAGGCGCGGATCTTCCAGCCGTTCACCCAAGCCGGCGCCGGCATCACCCGCCAGTACGGCGGCACCGGCCTGGGCCTGGCGCTGACGCGCAACCTGTGCAAGGCCATGCAAGGCCATTTGCACATTCGCTCCGAAGCGGGCTTTGGCAGTTGCTTCAGCGCCGAACTGCCGCTGGCCGTGCACACCGAAGCCATTGCACCGTTGCCTCTGCACGGGCGGGTCGCAGCCCTGAGCGCTGCAAGCAGCGGGCTCAACGAACTGTTACAAGGCCTGCTGCCCGCCTGGGGCCTGACCTACCAACGGCATGACAGCAGCGCGACGCTGGCCGACACGGCGATGGACCTGCTGATTACCGACGATGTCGACCGCCTGTTCGAACTGCGCCAAACGCTGAAAACGCCCATCTTGCTGGTGACCGCCTACGGCAACTTCCTGCCCAGCGAGCAGTCGGCCGCCCTGGCCCCGCTCCATCAACTGGCCCGGCCGCTGGCGCGCAACGCCCTGTACCAGACCCTGCGTCGCACCCTGCAAGGCTTCGACCCCGAACACCCGCTGGCCAGCCCCGCCATCACCCTGGAGGCAGGCCGTGCGCGGATCTTGCTGGTAGAAGACAACCCGGTGAACCAGTTGGTGGCCAAGGGCATGCTGGCCAAGCTCGGCTGCCAGGTGCAACTGGCCACCCAAGGCGCCGAGGCACTGGAGTTGCTGGAGCAGGATAACTTCGACCTGGTGCTGATGGACTGCAACATGCCGGTGATGGATGGCTACGAAGCCAGCCGGCGCATCCGCCAGAGTGGCCGCTGGCCCGACCTGCCAATCGTCGCGCTCACCGCCAACGCCATGCCCGAGGAGCGCGAACGCTGCCGGGCAGCGGGCATGAACGATTACCTGGCCAAGCCGTTCCGCCGCGAAGAGCTACTGGCGCTGGTCGAGCACTGGGTGCCGCTCAACGGCTGAGCAGGCGCTCGATGTCTGCTTCCAGGGCCTGTGGCTTGGTAGTGGGGGCATAACGCGTCACCTGGCCGCTGGCCGGGTCGACCAGGAACTTGGTGAAGTTCCACTTGATCTTCTGGCTGCCCAGAATGCCCGGTGCACGCTGCTTGAGCTCGACGAACAGCGGGTGGGCGCCCGGGCCGTTGACTTCGACCTTGCGAAACAGCGGGAAGCTCACGCCGAAGTTGCGCTCGCAAAACTGCGCAATGTCCCGCGCATCGCCTGGCTCCTGCTTGCCGAACTGGTTGCAGGGAAAGCCCAGCACCACCAGGCCACGCTCATGGTAGGCCTGCCACAGCTGCTCCAGGCCTTTGTACTGCGGGGTAAAGCCGCACTGGCTGGCGGTATTGACCACCAGCAACGCCTTGCCCGGGAAATCGCCAAGCTTCTTGTGCTCGCCGCCCAGGGTCACGCAGGGGATGTCCAGCATCGATCCAGCCATGTTCGGGCTCCGGTCAGTCGCGCGGGCGCAAGTCGATGCACACCGAGTTGATACAGTAGCGCAAGCCAGTGGGCGGCGGGCCATCGGGGAACACGTGGCCCAGGTGCGCGTCGCAGCGCGCGCAGGTAACCTCGGTGCGGATCATGCCGTGGGAGGTATCACGGATCTCGATCATCGCGCTGTCTTCGATCGGCGCGTAGAAGCTTGGCCAGCCGCAGCCGGAGTCAAACTTGGTCTGCGCATCGAACAGTTTCGCGCTGCAGCAGATGCAGTGGTAGATACCATCGCGGCGCTCGCTGTTGTATTTGCCGCTGAACGGCCGCTCAGTGCCTTTGAGGCGGCATAC
It contains:
- a CDS encoding GAF domain-containing protein, with protein sequence MIDLNASGAGLNGYNLLAAQVQALFADERDFIANAAQFSAFLYNQVDDLNWAGFYLNRDEELVLGPFQGQVACVRIPFSRGVCGAAAATRQTQRVEDVHAFPGHIACDSASNSELVIPLVKEGRLIGVLDLDSPKVGRFSEADQVGLERLAAIFLELTDC
- a CDS encoding ATP-binding protein; translation: MDARLIAFLDRAESVLARLEPLLPAQRPNIDWGTTLAARWQRDGRSGYLLPLEVSLDIRLTDLIGVDKQRDQLGRNTHQFINGLPANHALLWGSRGTGKSSLVRALLAEHAGAGLRLIEIERDHLADLPRVVEQLQKLPQRFILFCDDLSFEAGEGDYRVLKSVLDGSLEQAPDNVLLYATSNRRHLVPEKESDNENWKRVDGELHPSEAVEDKIALSDRFGLWLSFYPFTQDHFLNVVEHWIGQLAQPAGLAWQRCEELDILAVRWATGRGNRNGRCAYQFARYWVGLQLLEQK
- a CDS encoding glutathione peroxidase; translated protein: MAGSMLDIPCVTLGGEHKKLGDFPGKALLVVNTASQCGFTPQYKGLEQLWQAYHERGLVVLGFPCNQFGKQEPGDARDIAQFCERNFGVSFPLFRKVEVNGPGAHPLFVELKQRAPGILGSQKIKWNFTKFLVDPASGQVTRYAPTTKPQALEADIERLLSR
- the msrB gene encoding peptide-methionine (R)-S-oxide reductase MsrB, encoding MQKIEKTLEQWRSMLDPEQYQVCRLKGTERPFSGKYNSERRDGIYHCICCSAKLFDAQTKFDSGCGWPSFYAPIEDSAMIEIRDTSHGMIRTEVTCARCDAHLGHVFPDGPPPTGLRYCINSVCIDLRPRD